A single Lacerta agilis isolate rLacAgi1 chromosome 10, rLacAgi1.pri, whole genome shotgun sequence DNA region contains:
- the ANKS1B gene encoding ankyrin repeat and sterile alpha motif domain-containing protein 1B isoform X6 produces the protein MQGDARRRRNDSYFDDIPRSKLERQMAQQSSVCEIWTSQNAGYPYTAVHQVHNTGDWGEPSITLRPPNEATASTPVQYWQHHPEKLIFQSCDYKAFYLGSMLVKELRGTESTQDACAKMRKSTEQMKKVPTIVLSVSYKGVKFIDATNKNIIAEHEIRNISCAAQDPEDLSTFAYITKDLKTNHHYCHVFTAFDVNLAYEIILTLGQAFEVAYQLALQARKGGHSSTLPESFDNKPTKPIPKPRVSIRKSVQIDPTEQKTLANLPWIVEPGQEAKRGINTKYETTIF, from the exons CAGTCTTCTGTCTGTGAAATTTGGACCAGCCAGAATGCAGGATATCCTTACACAGCAGTCCATCAGGTTCATAAT ACTGGAGACTGGGGTGAACCATCAATTACCTTACGACCTCCTAATGAGGCAACAGCATCAACACCGGTACAATACTGGCAGCATCATCCAGAGAAACTAATCTTCCAGTCATGCGATTATAAAGCATTT TATTTAGGTTCTATGCTGGTAAAAGAGCTAAGAGGCACAGAATCAACGCAGGATGCCTGTGCAAAAATGAGG aaGTCTACAGAACAAATGAAGAAAGTTCCTACTATTGTTTTATCAGTCTCTTATAAAGGGGTAAAATTTATTGATGCAACAAATAAG AATATTATTGCTGAACACGAGATTCGTAACATTTCTTGTGCTGCACAAGACCCTGAAGACCTCTCTACATTTGCTTATATCACAAAAGACTTGAAGACAAATCACCATTACTGCCATGTGTTCACAGCCTTTGATGTG AATTTAGCCTATGAAATAATTCTCACATTGGGACAGGCATTTGAAGTAGCCTACCAACTAGCACTTCAAGCTCGAAAAGGAGGTCATTCTTCAACCCTTCCTGAAAGCTTCGATAATAAACCTACAAAACCAATTCCAAAACCTCGTGTTAGCATTCGAAAATCTGTG CAGATAGATCCCACTGAACAAAAGACTCTTGCCAACCTACCATGGATTGTAGAACCAGGACAAGAAGCTAAAAGAGGAATTAATACCAAGTATGAAACCACAATTTTCTGA